The window TCCAGGGTTAATAAATTACCCTTTAATGTCTGTCAAACTTTATATAATCTATCTAAAATCCAGCTTGTGAAATGAGCACGGCTAAAATAACGGACAATTAATACTCCCCAATCAGTAATATACCAATCGTTAAAGACACGGACAACACTAGTGGAGATACCTGTGTGCTCCTTAGAGGTGACCCATGGGGTTAGATGTGTCAGTCAGACCAGGATGAACTCCTGTGTGGCCTTGTTGGGTCTCGCCAGAGCCAGCagacaccttctcctcctcccttctcttcaGGCAGGCTGCTTTGGGGTTCAAATTCCGCTCTGTGGGTTCAGAAACAGGCAATTCTCTGAACACACCTCATGAGCACTGCAAGtgtgacgatggtgatgatgctgctgctagtCATGGCTTGACTTGATCGATTAAGTGTGTTTTTGGTTCTTTATATCAATAATTGTGGCTCAGATGATGTGAAACAGACCCCTGTGACTCAGACAGGCAGTACCAGACTAAAGTCGGAGTTTCCTCTGGATGAACCATCGACAGCAAACATGATTGAAAAGATTAAAAATTTCAACCAAGTTAGGATCAAGCTTCCGGTTGAATCTGACCTCTGACTTGCTGCTCCAGGTTAAGAATCACAGCCACGGCCTGATGGAGGATGAGCAGTTTGGTCTGAGGTTTCTCGCTTTTCAGGTGCATCTGGCACATACGTCCCAGCTCCTTGAAAGCCTCGTTGATGTCTCGCACTCTTAGGCGCTCGCGGGCGTTGTTGgccatcctcctctcccgctcccGCTCAGCCTTCTGCTCCGGATTCAGGTCCTCGTCCTCGGTGAGACTGTGGGAGGGAGCGCAGTTTTACTCTCTTTAACAGTGAAATTCAAAGATCAACGCGAGTAATTTGCTCCCTCGCATTGAGCGATAGAAAATGTACACTGCGATTATACCTTGTGCGTGTGCCTGCTCTGGGCGTCCTCATATTTTTCTCACTGTCATCATCTCCCATGTtgtctgtggagaggttgtccGACATGTCGTCCTTGTCTGGcttctccaccttcagctcCAGGCTGGACGGCACCTGCCCGGCCAGGGCAGAAGAAAGACCTGCTGTGGATCACACACATAAACTGATCCATCTGTTGCAACTTTAAACATTATTGTTCAAACATTGGGGGGGGTCATCTGACCTCTGAATGCTTCTACTTGATGGTTGAGTTCGCTACTGGATGCAGAGGGGGTGCTGGGCAGCCCGCCGTGGCTGTTGTTCAGACTGGCGCCATCGTCCGTGTGGgtgttactctgctgctgcacaggagGGAAGCACATGTGACATTCCCCAAATGAAAGATGGGATCGGAACATTGCAACACGTGGCCTGGGTCTGTGCGCATGCCCACACAGGTGTTAATAACTGTGAGTGAATGAAATGGTTTTGTTTCATCAATCCAGCCCGTCATTCAAACCAAACTAGGTGGTCCGGCGATTGGCACCACAGTAATTAGTTACTATAAAATCCAGACATGTCAACACACTATAACCACAACAACCCAGAGGGCGTCTGATGAGACAAATGCTTCTGTGTTCCTTTTTACTTATTCAACATCCATCAAATAATCCAACACAAAGTCACTCAGTCCTCCCACATCTTTCCCTCTGCGCAACCAGAGGAAAGTGGGGGGAAATATCTAATGAGGGCGGAGGGTATTCTGCCTTTTCTTGTGGAATGTGATCCCCAGTCACTGTTGGCCTCTGTTAACCCCACCACGCTGGGACACTCCCCTTCCTCAGTGCAACGCTAATCTTTGCTGTGCTCTCAACAGGTGTCCAAACAAGTCtttgtctggaggaggagggaagccAAGGCTCTGTCAAGAAAAGAACGCTGCCATTTTCATTGCTGCGCCTGATTACCATACAGCTGAGGACCTCTCTGTGGGCGCAGGCCgccggctcacacacacatttccaatGATTTAGATTTCCTGTGTTGTTAAAAAGAAGCGATGAAAAGGGGTGGAGGGGGTAGAGGGCGGGGTGTCAGCCGGACTAAAAGCCTGCGGCTGTGTTGTGGTGCGGAGCTGTCTGAGGGGACCTCTTTccacacaggaagtgctgtgTTAGTACAGACAGACACAGCATGTTCTATCTCACACTCGCAGTCCGGGGAAAGAAATGAAGCAGGTTATTCTGAACTATCGCTCACAGAGCTTCACGTTTCACGGGTGTGCCTCCTTTTTTGAGACAGATACCCTAAAACGGGATGATGTTGAGGCTTAAGATGGTTCTGTCACTGATGGAAGAATAATAGTTCTCATTAGTAGGCTGCTAAAGAGTTAAAGTGGACAGATGCCATGAACAAAAAAGAATCCTGCACATTTCTTTATCCTCACATAAATAACTTTTGGATTCCTGTTGGGCAGAGTCTTCACATGCCTtggctctttaaaatgaaatatcttGAAAAGGACGGCGGGTCAACCAGCACGATTTATACTTACACCTGTAATCCCTACTTCTGAAAGGTTTATACCTCGACCCTAAAAGGAGAGCAACACGTCCTCCACCAGCGCACTACTTTACCCGATTACGCCTGCTTTTCTCATTTCTCCTTCGCTCTTGTGTATACAGTCTCtctcaggaggaggctgagtCCGGAGCCAGCCATTACACTTATGGAAAATATGTCCTGCTGCATTTAACTGTGGAAAATGTCTAGTTTTTACAAATGTCAGTGGAGCAATGTCGAACAGGTGGCCAAGACTTGCAGACCAATGTGCCAAAAACTtgctttctgttgttttttgttaaaTATATAGATATCTAAACAATGAATATCAAAGTTCTGATACCATGGCTGCAGTCCGATTTGGAACCAGAGCAGAGGCGGCGAAGCTTGCTCCAATGGCTGCTATTGGCCCATTTTGTGCTTGTCCCAGCAGACTGTGCATGTCACTGGGCAGACTGGTGGTGGAGCCCACTGCGTGGTTCCTCAGAACAAGGATTGCATCATCCAGCCTGTCCAGACGATCCTCCATTCGAGACTGGGAGGACCGGAGGGATTGAAGGGTTTGAGAgtgggagaaaagagaagagggaaAGAGCAGCTTAGTATAAGCACATTAGGATAAAAATTTAAAACACTGATTGCATGGTTTGgacttaaaaataaaaggcaacaaAGGCGGCTCAAACGCAACATCAATTGGGCCATTTCAGCTTCAGTAACAGTTCTTTATTATTCACATCACTCACTTTTTTTGTAGCAATTTAACAACTACATGGAATCTAAGACGATTACTTCTAAGCTGAagtggcaaaaaaaacaacaacaatgatgtatggcaaaaaaaataaaaggggcTAAAATTTAGGTTTCACTGTGATGAATATGGACTTCAGCTAAATCTaataagagaaagaaaaaatgaagAAGTGCACGATGGAATATGGAATGAGTAAAGGCTGCATCTGAAAAGTACCTCGCAGACATCCTTTAAGAAAGACATGGCATCCTGGAGATGCTCATGTAACTGCTGATGAACTCTGTTTTTCTGGCAAAGTCAAATAAGAATAAGACAggattattaaaaaaagggtTCAGTAAACACTCTGTGGATactggttggtttttttttttcatttacacAGAAAAAAGGGGGCAAGATGTGGAATGAAGCCGGCAGCTGCTGATCATTCACTTTATAAAGATGAAAAAAGTCACTGCTTGCACatttaataacttttttaaaaaccttttttcctcTGGATTATTAAGGAGAGGATTTCAAAAGTTCAGACCCTCTGATACTGGCATCACTAattcgtttgttttttttaaatactcttcTAGGAGCTCCATTATTAAATAGTTATTTCTCCCTGGAGGAATATAAATATGTTGCAAAGGCCAATAAGATAAATTATGCTGCATGTTAATGTTCCTCTTTCACTTTGTGCAACAATGTACAATGTTTATTTCTACAAACTCCAGAATAGAACTCACCAACTGAATGATGTCATGAAATAGTGTCATTAAAATCACGTTAACTTAATAGAAATAATGACTTCCTACAGATTTAGTTATGGAATCTAAAAGAAATAATATTTAAACCTCAActttccatctgtcctccatccatccaacatccatccatccaacatccatccatcctacatccgtccatccatccatccttccatcatccatccatccatcatccatccacacatcctccatccatccatccatccatccatcacccatccatcctttcttccatccatccatccatcatccatccacacatcctccatccatccatccatccatcacccatccatcctttcttccatccatcatccatccaacatccatcatccatccatcacccatccatcctttcttccatccatacatccatccatccacatccatcctccatccatccatccatccatcatccatccatcctcccatcatccatccaacattGGAACAACCATTAATTCAGACCTAATCAATCAATTTCGATTCACCAATTTGGCTTCTTTTGTGGAAGACGCCAGAACCACAGAGGATCTAAACTTTTGTATTTCAAATTTATGAGGTTTTTCTGATCAATCATCAATAAGTTATTGATCCACCACATGACGATACTAGTATaactaatactactaataatagaATATTACCACCACTGCCAATATTATTaatcataaaataataatagcaataccACTAATGACAATcattgaaaacaaacacataaactaTGTGTTTACTGTTTCAAACtgagaaaataaagaattgTCAGTAGTTTATTCTGTCTGGTATCTTGTTTatttggtttccttttttttaactggctTATCAATAAGTGAAAACATACTACGCAAAATCTTCTGCCCATACAAGTTGCCATTTATTCATGTAAACCACTAAAAGGAGCTAATGTGATAAAGTCTCCAATCAATAGTTGCTGGAGGACAACTGCATGGCTAAAATGCACCACACATGCATCAGGTCGCGGGCTGGTTGAAAGCTGATCCGTCGCTCTCGCTCATGGTAGCAAAGGAATCCTGGAGAAGTGGCTCAGCAAGCAGCTGCCACCCCCACAACAGCCCCTTAACTAAACCCATCCCTCAACTGTCTTCCCTGTCCCGGCCCGCGGAGTAGAGGACAGATGGCGAGCCCCAGGGGACGTGTATTGTTCAGTTTTGTTATTCCCCCACCCCCGCTTTTATCAGCATATTGTTtgccagacaaaaaaaaatctaattctATTTCAGAACTATGTTGGTAACTTGTCTAAGTGAAAGTGGACATAGAGCTTACCAGTGAGTGAAGGGAGTTCTCATAATTTGGAGAGGAGGGAGTCTGTCCGCCAGCACGGGGCCACTGGTTGGTACCTGGAGGTCAGTGTTGGCATGATACCGTTAGAACACAGTTACAGTAGAGGACGGCACAGTTGCTGCTTCCTGTGACAACAGGTGGAAAAGCTggtttacacacacactgtgaaaaTCTGACTTCATGATTTTCCAATTTCTCGGGTTCCAAATAAGAAATGTAATTTCTAAGCTGGATGATTCAGTCTTCAGGAGGTTCTTTCAAAATCCAATTCCACAAATAATAGGCCATATAAATAACAATTGAAATATGACCTCTAAACTGAAAGGCATCAAACAGAACTGTTCCATTAGTCAGAATCAGCTTATTAATGCAGGATTCAACAGCATTACTACATGTTTTACTAATCCTGTGGAACCCGAGCAAACATCTGGAAACATCAGCGTGAGATTTATAGTTCTTTGACAGAAATTGTACTTTTACCTTTTACAAGGCAGCCAAACTATCCTTTGAAATTCTGTTCACAAATGTTTAAAGATGTAACAAATAATTTACCAGTTGCATccattttaatgtttctttACGCCCAAAAgctcaggggaaaaaaaacccagcgtATTAAAGGTGACTTTAGAGAAGGAAGAGTCTCTGTTGTGGTTCCTCTTTCTCCCAGGTGAGCAAGACAGCAACTCTATATGAGCCTCTGCTGGCTGGCAGCAATGAAAAATTAGCCCGGGGCTCTGGTCCCCACATGCACCAGAGAGGGCTAATTGAAAAAAGCAGACTTGAGTAATGTTGCAGTATATTGGTGTAATCCAAATGATGAATGGAGTTTCAACAACAAGCCAAATCTTGTAGCCATTTTAATGGCTCCTCCTTTTTCCAAGTCCAGCGGCTTCATCAGGATGAATAATTagcaaaacaaccttttttctACAATCCCAGACACATTAAAGTGATGTATGTTTTATATCTCACATGAATTTCATCCTCAGTAACACAACATGCTGTTAATCACTTCACTGTTGCACAAAATCAGTAACATTTAGCGAAGTCTTGGGGAACAATGCCAAAGCAAAATATGGGATGGACAGCACGTTGCATATTCTGTGGTGGAAGGACAATATAGGGGATCCCTCATTTAAGGATGTCAATGTCCCAATCATCAGCTGGGGAGCAGCCACACCACCACACCAGAGaaatatgcgtgtgtgtgaggggcagCTGTCCATGGGGCAGGGTAACAGCTGAGGATGACGGGGCATACGTAGAGACAGCTGTCGCCACTCCGTTGCCACATATGACACAACTGTCCGCTAAAATAACACACTGGGCTTTCCCTCGTGTTCCATCAGTCCGCCGCCATCAATGGCTCCAACCTTCTATCGGCATCTTTTAGGCAGCCGATGTATAAACGTATATTCTATTCCTTTGAAAAGCTTCCAGTGTGGCTGATGCGATCTTTAAACAAATGTAACGTTTGGTGCTAAAATCAATCATATCGTTGTTCACATAAACAGCCCGTTTACAGGTCGCATACTGTAGTCTATACAAGGGTTACAGTCTGTTGTCATCAGAGAGAATGTACGTAAGAGATCCAAGTGCTGGTGCTGTACCTGGCCTCCCAGACTGGGCAGTGGCAGCAGTCACCACGGTACCGGTGGAAGCAGCGCCTGCTGGGGCCGTCAGGGGCGAGGGAGAGCCCACAGGTGTTGATGGGTTGGATGggaaactgctgctggtgtggtctGGTGAATAGATCTGAGtaaaagaacaaagaggaggaaaaatgcaGAACTGATCATCCATTCATCTGGAGCCAAGCAAAAGGGAGAAACGACCACTATGTAATCATTTCCCATTTCTCCACATCTGTCACAGATGTGTTTAATGACACAGAACAGGCATCAGTCTCACAAGTGTTGGAGATGTTCTGGATGCTCTCAGTGAGAGGTGTGGCATGGGGGAGCAAACACGCCACATATTTAAAGATGCTATTACACAACAAAATGTGTATCTGTTGGCCTATTTCTGTATCACCCCGCACTGCCCAAAGCTCCTGTTTCATGGCTCCAATTGGAACCATGGAATGTTTCATTGAGTCATGAGCAGTAAAAAGGGAGATTTGTCGGCAAACTGACTCAGGCCATCACGTCTGCGTAAACAGCCAGCCTGGAAATACCATTAAATGAACCATATTAAATTCAAGGGCTGCAGTCGGACCTGCACGACATACATGACGACCAAATATAAGAATCTAGGGTGAaaaggcttgtttttttttccactgagtTGAATTAATCAGTCAGGCCGAGGTCAGCGAGTTTTAGGATGTCATGTCAATCACCAGAGAATGAGGAGATTACCTCTTCAAAACTTCCACAGGgatttcatttgtttaaataaatgctggattaaagcacaaacacatccctgtttttccctcttttatAAGAGGATATTGTGCCATGATGGTACACGTCTCAGGGAACTCAGGGTTTAACTGGTGGATTTTGACTAATtagcagaggaaaaaagagatttCTTATACAAGTGAAGATCAAATTGAGCTTTAGGGAATCCTTTTGACTTTTGT is drawn from Takifugu flavidus isolate HTHZ2018 chromosome 2, ASM371156v2, whole genome shotgun sequence and contains these coding sequences:
- the tcf12 gene encoding transcription factor 12 isoform X9, whose amino-acid sequence is MNPQQRIAALGTDKELSDLLDFSAMFSPPVGGGKTRPTTLGSSQFSASGLEERTNQASWAPGGESSPSYESSRGFADSPHYGDHLNDSPLVSHEALSPAPFMNSNIMGKSERTSFMGYERDPGATGCQPPARPDMGLSGPGSVTAGKSAAPLYSYSAANPRRRPLAEPLPIDALQTKKVRKVPPGLPSSVYAPSPSSEDFNRDSPSYSSPKPSSSMFASTFFDGTHSSSDPWNSSNGISQPSYGGMLAASSSHMPQSGNYSNLHSHDRLSYPAHSVSPDINASLPPMSSFHRSNTSTSPFVTAAHTPSATTTEGVMAATNRGNPTGSSQTGDALGKALASIYSPDHTSSSFPSNPSTPVGSPSPLTAPAGAASTGTVVTAATAQSGRPGTNQWPRAGGQTPSSPNYENSLHSLSRMEDRLDRLDDAILVLRNHAVGSTTSLPSDMHSLLGQAQNGPIAAIGASFAASALVPNRTAAMQQSNTHTDDGASLNNSHGGLPSTPSASSSELNHQVEAFRGLSSALAGQVPSSLELKVEKPDKDDMSDNLSTDNMGDDDSEKNMRTPRAGTRTSLTEDEDLNPEQKAERERERRMANNARERLRVRDINEAFKELGRMCQMHLKSEKPQTKLLILHQAVAVILNLEQQVRERNLNPKAACLKRREEEKVSAGSGETQQGHTGVHPGLTDTSNPMGHL
- the tcf12 gene encoding transcription factor 12 isoform X7, with protein sequence MNSNIMGKSERTSFMGYERDPGATGCQPPARPDMGLSGPGSVTAGKSAAPLYSYSAANPRRRPLAEPLPIDALQTKKVRKVPPGLPSSVYAPSPSSEDFNRDSPSYSSPKPSSSMFASTFFDGTHSSSDPWNSSNGISQPSYGGMLAASSSHMPQSGNYSNLHSHDRLSYPAHSVSPDINASLPPMSSFHRSNTSTSPFVTAAHTPSATTTEGVMAATNRGNPTGSSQTGDALGKALASIYSPDHTSSSFPSNPSTPVGSPSPLTAPAGAASTGTVVTAATAQSGRPGTNQWPRAGGQTPSSPNYENSLHSLKNRVHQQLHEHLQDAMSFLKDVCESRMEDRLDRLDDAILVLRNHAVGSTTSLPSDMHSLLGQAQNGPIAAIGASFAASALVPNRTAAMQQSNTHTDDGASLNNSHGGLPSTPSASSSELNHQVEAFRAGLSSALAGQVPSSLELKVEKPDKDDMSDNLSTDNMGDDDSEKNMRTPRAGTRTSLTEDEDLNPEQKAERERERRMANNARERLRVRDINEAFKELGRMCQMHLKSEKPQTKLLILHQAVAVILNLEQQVRERNLNPKAACLKRREEEKVSAGSGETQQGHTGVHPGLTDTSNPMGHL
- the tcf12 gene encoding transcription factor 12 isoform X6, translating into MNPQQRIAALGTDKELSDLLDFSAMFSPPVGGGKTRPTTLGSSQFSASGLEERTNQASWAPGGESSPSYESSRGFADSPHYGDHLNDSPLVSHEALSPAPFMNSNIMGKSERTSFMGYERDPGATGCQPPARPDMGLSGPGSVTAGKSAAPLYSYSAANPRRRPLAEPLPIDALQTKKVRKVPPGLPSSVYAPSPSSEDFNRDSPSYSSPKPSSSMFASTFFDGTHSSSDPWNSSNGISQPSYGGMLAASSSHMPQSGNYSNLHSHDRLSYPAHSVSPDINASLPPMSSFHRSNTSTSPFVTAAHTPSATTTEGVMAATNRGNPTGSSQTGDALGKALASIYSPDHTSSSFPSNPSTPVGSPSPLTAPAGAASTGTVVTAATAQSGRPGTNQWPRAGGQTPSSPNYENSLHSLSRMEDRLDRLDDAILVLRNHAVGSTTSLPSDMHSLLGQAQNGPIAAIGASFAASALVPNRTAAMQSNTHTDDGASLNNSHGGLPSTPSASSSELNHQVEAFRAGLSSALAGQVPSSLELKVEKPDKDDMSDNLSTDNMGDDDSEKNMRTPRAGTRTSLTEDEDLNPEQKAERERERRMANNARERLRVRDINEAFKELGRMCQMHLKSEKPQTKLLILHQAVAVILNLEQQVRERNLNPKAACLKRREEEKVSAGSGETQQGHTGVHPGLTDTSNPMGHL
- the tcf12 gene encoding transcription factor 12 isoform X8 — encoded protein: MGLSGPGSVTAGKSAAPLYSYSAANPRRRPLAEPLPIDALQTKKVRKVPPGLPSSVYAPSPSSEDFNRDSPSYSSPKPSSSMFASTFFDGTHSSSDPWNSSNGISQPSYGGMLAASSSHMPQSGNYSNLHSHDRLSYPAHSVSPDINASLPPMSSFHRSNTSTSPFVTAAHTPSATTTEGVMAATNRGNPTGSSQTGDALGKALASIYSPDHTSSSFPSNPSTPVGSPSPLTAPAGAASTGTVVTAATAQSGRPGTNQWPRAGGQTPSSPNYENSLHSLKNRVHQQLHEHLQDAMSFLKDVCESRMEDRLDRLDDAILVLRNHAVGSTTSLPSDMHSLLGQAQNGPIAAIGASFAASALVPNRTAAMQQSNTHTDDGASLNNSHGGLPSTPSASSSELNHQVEAFRAGLSSALAGQVPSSLELKVEKPDKDDMSDNLSTDNMGDDDSEKNMRTPRAGTRTSLTEDEDLNPEQKAERERERRMANNARERLRVRDINEAFKELGRMCQMHLKSEKPQTKLLILHQAVAVILNLEQQVRERNLNPKAACLKRREEEKVSAGSGETQQGHTGVHPGLTDTSNPMGHL
- the tcf12 gene encoding transcription factor 12 isoform X3, with the protein product MNPQQRIAALGTDKELSDLLDFSAMFSPPVGGGKTRPTTLGSSQFSASGLEERTNQASWAPGGESSPSYESSRGFADSPHYGDHLNDSPLVSHEALSPAPFMNSNIMGKSERTSFMGYERDPGATGCQPPARPDMGLSGPGSVTAGKSAAPLYSYSAANPRRRPLAEPLPIDALQTKKVRKVPPGLPSSVYAPSPSSEDFNRDSPSYSSPKPSSSMFASTFFDGTHSSSDPWNSSNGISQPSYGGMLAASSSHMPQSGNYSNLHSHDRLSYPAHSVSPDINASLPPMSSFHRSNTSTSPFVTAAHTPSATTTEGVMAATNRGNPTGSSQTGDALGKALASIYSPDHTSSSFPSNPSTPVGSPSPLTAPAGAASTGTVVTAATAQSGRPGTNQWPRAGGQTPSSPNYENSLHSLKNRVHQQLHEHLQDAMSFLKDVCESRMEDRLDRLDDAILVLRNHAVGSTTSLPSDMHSLLGQAQNGPIAAIGASFAASALVPNRTAAMQQSNTHTDDGASLNNSHGGLPSTPSASSSELNHQVEAFRGLSSALAGQVPSSLELKVEKPDKDDMSDNLSTDNMGDDDSEKNMRTPRAGTRTSLTEDEDLNPEQKAERERERRMANNARERLRVRDINEAFKELGRMCQMHLKSEKPQTKLLILHQAVAVILNLEQQVRERNLNPKAACLKRREEEKVSAGSGETQQGHTGVHPGLTDTSNPMGHL
- the tcf12 gene encoding transcription factor 12 isoform X2; amino-acid sequence: MNPQQRIAALGTDKELSDLLDFSAMFSPPVGGGKTRPTTLGSSQFSASGLEERTNQASWAPGGESSPSYESSRGFADSPHYGDHLNDSPLVSHEALSPAPFMNSNIMGKSERTSFMGYERDPGATGCQPPARPDMGLSGPGSVTAGKSAAPLYSYSAANPRRRPLAEPLPIDALQTKKVRKVPPGLPSSVYAPSPSSEDFNRDSPSYSSPKPSSSMFASTFFDGTHSSSDPWNSSNGISQPSYGGMLAASSSHMPQSGNYSNLHSHDRLSYPAHSVSPDINASLPPMSSFHRSNTSTSPFVTAAHTPSATTTEGVMAATNRGNPTGSSQTGDALGKALASIYSPDHTSSSFPSNPSTPVGSPSPLTAPAGAASTGTVVTAATAQSGRPGTNQWPRAGGQTPSSPNYENSLHSLKNRVHQQLHEHLQDAMSFLKDVCESRMEDRLDRLDDAILVLRNHAVGSTTSLPSDMHSLLGQAQNGPIAAIGASFAASALVPNRTAAMQSNTHTDDGASLNNSHGGLPSTPSASSSELNHQVEAFRAGLSSALAGQVPSSLELKVEKPDKDDMSDNLSTDNMGDDDSEKNMRTPRAGTRTSLTEDEDLNPEQKAERERERRMANNARERLRVRDINEAFKELGRMCQMHLKSEKPQTKLLILHQAVAVILNLEQQVRERNLNPKAACLKRREEEKVSAGSGETQQGHTGVHPGLTDTSNPMGHL
- the tcf12 gene encoding transcription factor 12 isoform X1 — encoded protein: MNPQQRIAALGTDKELSDLLDFSAMFSPPVGGGKTRPTTLGSSQFSASGLEERTNQASWAPGGESSPSYESSRGFADSPHYGDHLNDSPLVSHEALSPAPFMNSNIMGKSERTSFMGYERDPGATGCQPPARPDMGLSGPGSVTAGKSAAPLYSYSAANPRRRPLAEPLPIDALQTKKVRKVPPGLPSSVYAPSPSSEDFNRDSPSYSSPKPSSSMFASTFFDGTHSSSDPWNSSNGISQPSYGGMLAASSSHMPQSGNYSNLHSHDRLSYPAHSVSPDINASLPPMSSFHRSNTSTSPFVTAAHTPSATTTEGVMAATNRGNPTGSSQTGDALGKALASIYSPDHTSSSFPSNPSTPVGSPSPLTAPAGAASTGTVVTAATAQSGRPGTNQWPRAGGQTPSSPNYENSLHSLKNRVHQQLHEHLQDAMSFLKDVCESRMEDRLDRLDDAILVLRNHAVGSTTSLPSDMHSLLGQAQNGPIAAIGASFAASALVPNRTAAMQQSNTHTDDGASLNNSHGGLPSTPSASSSELNHQVEAFRAGLSSALAGQVPSSLELKVEKPDKDDMSDNLSTDNMGDDDSEKNMRTPRAGTRTSLTEDEDLNPEQKAERERERRMANNARERLRVRDINEAFKELGRMCQMHLKSEKPQTKLLILHQAVAVILNLEQQVRERNLNPKAACLKRREEEKVSAGSGETQQGHTGVHPGLTDTSNPMGHL
- the tcf12 gene encoding transcription factor 12 isoform X5; its protein translation is MNPQQRIAALGTDKELSDLLDFSAMFSPPVGGGKTRPTTLGSSQFSASGLEERTNQASWAPGGESSPSYESSRGFADSPHYGDHLNDSPLVSHEALSPAPFMNSNIMGKSERTSFMGYERDPGATGCQPPARPDMGLSGPGSVTAGKSAAPLYSYSAANPRRRPLAEPLPIDALQTKKVRKVPPGLPSSVYAPSPSSEDFNRDSPSYSSPKPSSSMFASTFFDGTHSSSDPWNSSNGISQPSYGGMLAASSSHMPQSGNYSNLHSHDRLSYPAHSVSPDINASLPPMSSFHRSNTSTSPFVTAAHTPSATTTEGVMAATNRGNPTGSSQTGDALGKALASIYSPDHTSSSFPSNPSTPVGSPSPLTAPAGAASTGTVVTAATAQSGRPGTNQWPRAGGQTPSSPNYENSLHSLSRMEDRLDRLDDAILVLRNHAVGSTTSLPSDMHSLLGQAQNGPIAAIGASFAASALVPNRTAAMQQSNTHTDDGASLNNSHGGLPSTPSASSSELNHQVEAFRAGLSSALAGQVPSSLELKVEKPDKDDMSDNLSTDNMGDDDSEKNMRTPRAGTRTSLTEDEDLNPEQKAERERERRMANNARERLRVRDINEAFKELGRMCQMHLKSEKPQTKLLILHQAVAVILNLEQQVRERNLNPKAACLKRREEEKVSAGSGETQQGHTGVHPGLTDTSNPMGHL
- the tcf12 gene encoding transcription factor 12 isoform X4, which encodes MNPQQRIAALGTDKELSDLLDFSAMFSPPVGGGKTRPTTLGSSQFSASGLEERTNQASWAPGGESSPSYESSRGFADSPHYGDHLNDSPLVSHEALSPAPFMNSNIMGKSERTSFMGYERDPGATGCQPPARPDMGLSGPGSVTAGKSAAPLYSYSAANPRRRPLAEPLPIDALQTKKVRKVPPGLPSSVYAPSPSSEDFNRDSPSYSSPKPSSSMFASTFFDGTHSSSDPWNSSNGISQPSYGGMLAASSSHMPQSGNYSNLHSHDRLSYPAHSVSPDINASLPPMSSFHRSNTSTSPFVTAAHTPSATTTEGVMAATNRGNPTGSSQTGDALGKALASIYSPDHTSSSFPSNPSTPVGSPSPLTAPAGAASTGTVVTAATAQSGRPGTNQWPRAGGQTPSSPNYENSLHSLKNRVHQQLHEHLQDAMSFLKDVCESRMEDRLDRLDDAILVLRNHAVGSTTSLPSDMHSLLGQAQNGPIAAIGASFAASALVPNRTAAMQSNTHTDDGASLNNSHGGLPSTPSASSSELNHQVEAFRGLSSALAGQVPSSLELKVEKPDKDDMSDNLSTDNMGDDDSEKNMRTPRAGTRTSLTEDEDLNPEQKAERERERRMANNARERLRVRDINEAFKELGRMCQMHLKSEKPQTKLLILHQAVAVILNLEQQVRERNLNPKAACLKRREEEKVSAGSGETQQGHTGVHPGLTDTSNPMGHL